The proteins below come from a single Takifugu flavidus isolate HTHZ2018 chromosome 6, ASM371156v2, whole genome shotgun sequence genomic window:
- the hyls1 gene encoding centriolar and ciliogenesis-associated protein HYLS1 isoform X3, giving the protein MDNLDFTEDEIQHQLVFMGYENIPKHRLSEFKKDLDDLIRHGELKNLISLSQINSTKSPTVSRSSKPPAFTKEKVSRCCLKDHDEGFLHARDVTHDKHVRNAGQNKEYGQPQGHGLDSYVRHSVAPKLFPPPGLPQQLQIEADASKLLCSSSKHPAYTVDESVQLPLTGMSSADTQRRPVIKRKVLRKHKGQTLVCDESISTEDSGAESRLEERLSELCLSAQHDSEAESEEARSRSNSSGSEASSSDIFESYVRGLTRGDVKVRSKPKSFIRPVVNQRMVKKTDPVAKYFHYKRLWDVFKLPGEVDRTALRLEIKERLAYQPPPPKPRRVYMPNTYIVPTEKKRSALRWEIRTHLANEMIPYKCGY; this is encoded by the exons ATGGACAACCTTGATTTCACAGAAGATGAAATTCAACATCAACTGGTTTTTATGGGCTACGAAAACATCCCAAAACATAGACTCTCAGAATTCAAAAAAG ATCTCGATGACCTGATTCGACATGGAGAATTGAAAAACCTGATCTCGCTCTCTCAGATAAACTCAACCAAATCTCCCACTGTCTCACGTTCCTCAAAACCTCCAGCCTTCACCAAAGAGAAAG TGAGTCGCTGTTGCTTGAAAGACCATGATGAAGGGTTTTTACATGCCAGAGATGTAACCCATGATAAACAT GTGCGGAACGCCGGTCAGAACAAAGAGTATGGGCAACCTCAGGGACATGGACTGGACTCGTACGTACGACACTCAGTGGCTCCTAAGCTTTTCCCACCTCCAGGTCTTCCCCAACAGCTGCAGATTGAGGCAGATGCCAGTAaactcctctgctcctcctccaaacATCCTGCATACACCGTTGATGAATCCGTCCAGCTGCCTCTGACAGGCATGTCATCTGCAGACACCCAGAGGAGACCGGTCATTAAGAGAAAAGTCCTCAG gaAGCATAAAGGACAAACTCTTGTCTGCGATGAGTCAATCAGCACAGAAGACTCAG GAGCTGAGAGCCGTCTGGAAGAGCGCCTGTCGGAGCTTTGCCTGTCAGCTCAACACGATTCTGAGGCCGAGAGCGAAGAAGCGAGGAGTCGGAGCAACAGTTCAGGGTCAGAGGCATCGTCCTCCGACATCTTTGAATCCTACGTGAGGGGACTG ACTCGTGGTGATGTCAAAGTCAGATCCAAACCTAAATCCT TCATTCGGCCGGTGGTGAATCAGAGGATGGTGAAGAAGACAGACCCAGTGGCCAA GTATTTCCACTACAAACGGTTGTGGGACGTGTTTAAACTTCCAGGAGAGGTGGACAGGACAGCACTCCGCCTGGAGATCAAG GAACGACTGGCCTACCAGCCTCCTCCT CCAAAACCTCGCAGAGTTTACATGCCAAACACGTATATCGTGCCAACAGAGAAGAAGCGGTCGGCCCTGCGTTGGGAGATCAGGACCCATCTGGCCAATGAAATGATTCCATATAAGTGTGGTTACTGA
- the hyls1 gene encoding centriolar and ciliogenesis-associated protein HYLS1 isoform X2, whose amino-acid sequence MDNLDFTEDEIQHQLVFMGYENIPKHRLSEFKKDLDDLIRHGELKNLISLSQINSTKSPTVSRSSKPPAFTKEKVSRCCLKDHDEGFLHARDVTHDKHQVRNAGQNKEYGQPQGHGLDSYVRHSVAPKLFPPPGLPQQLQIEADASKLLCSSSKHPAYTVDESVQLPLTGMSSADTQRRPVIKRKVLRKHKGQTLVCDESISTEDSGAESRLEERLSELCLSAQHDSEAESEEARSRSNSSGSEASSSDIFESYVRGLTRGDVKVRSKPKSFIRPVVNQRMVKKTDPVAKYFHYKRLWDVFKLPGEVDRTALRLEIKERLAYQPPPPKPRRVYMPNTYIVPTEKKRSALRWEIRTHLANEMIPYKCGY is encoded by the exons ATGGACAACCTTGATTTCACAGAAGATGAAATTCAACATCAACTGGTTTTTATGGGCTACGAAAACATCCCAAAACATAGACTCTCAGAATTCAAAAAAG ATCTCGATGACCTGATTCGACATGGAGAATTGAAAAACCTGATCTCGCTCTCTCAGATAAACTCAACCAAATCTCCCACTGTCTCACGTTCCTCAAAACCTCCAGCCTTCACCAAAGAGAAAG TGAGTCGCTGTTGCTTGAAAGACCATGATGAAGGGTTTTTACATGCCAGAGATGTAACCCATGATAAACAT CAGGTGCGGAACGCCGGTCAGAACAAAGAGTATGGGCAACCTCAGGGACATGGACTGGACTCGTACGTACGACACTCAGTGGCTCCTAAGCTTTTCCCACCTCCAGGTCTTCCCCAACAGCTGCAGATTGAGGCAGATGCCAGTAaactcctctgctcctcctccaaacATCCTGCATACACCGTTGATGAATCCGTCCAGCTGCCTCTGACAGGCATGTCATCTGCAGACACCCAGAGGAGACCGGTCATTAAGAGAAAAGTCCTCAG gaAGCATAAAGGACAAACTCTTGTCTGCGATGAGTCAATCAGCACAGAAGACTCAG GAGCTGAGAGCCGTCTGGAAGAGCGCCTGTCGGAGCTTTGCCTGTCAGCTCAACACGATTCTGAGGCCGAGAGCGAAGAAGCGAGGAGTCGGAGCAACAGTTCAGGGTCAGAGGCATCGTCCTCCGACATCTTTGAATCCTACGTGAGGGGACTG ACTCGTGGTGATGTCAAAGTCAGATCCAAACCTAAATCCT TCATTCGGCCGGTGGTGAATCAGAGGATGGTGAAGAAGACAGACCCAGTGGCCAA GTATTTCCACTACAAACGGTTGTGGGACGTGTTTAAACTTCCAGGAGAGGTGGACAGGACAGCACTCCGCCTGGAGATCAAG GAACGACTGGCCTACCAGCCTCCTCCT CCAAAACCTCGCAGAGTTTACATGCCAAACACGTATATCGTGCCAACAGAGAAGAAGCGGTCGGCCCTGCGTTGGGAGATCAGGACCCATCTGGCCAATGAAATGATTCCATATAAGTGTGGTTACTGA
- the hyls1 gene encoding uncharacterized protein hyls1 isoform X1 codes for MYAESDDDDKNSLNSSFWSDGEPQDEEEVKIERLVEIEALRSAEEPLEASGEEKSDLKVSKVTEEGSGGTDGDDEDEESCSSCDSPVLSFMTSGYGTYRPEEQEAGDCTSDCVDQDSRGHLSELRDDEDDHCSVCSNIWFEGHGVTFPQSLSPEPADPGAAGGAGEMIISEEEGDFKDEGCIVEDRFMMDEKIVEGGNVDADHHERPEEKQELKEAAESNESPCDQNIRFIDSKVDFSQDCERSLRQTKGAESRLEERLSELCLSAQHDSEAESEEARSRSNSSGSEASSSDIFESYVRGLTRGDVKVRSKPKSFIRPVVNQRMVKKTDPVAKYFHYKRLWDVFKLPGEVDRTALRLEIKERLAYQPPPPKPRRVYMPNTYIVPTEKKRSALRWEIRTHLANEMIPYKCGY; via the exons ATGTATGCCGAGAGTGACGATGATGACAAGAACTCCCTCAATTCGTCTTTTTGGTCTGATGGAGAACCTCAAGATGAGGAAGAGGTGAAAATTGAGAGACTGGTTGAAATAGAGGCTTTGAGAAGTGCAGAGGAACCCTTGGAGGCTTCAGGGGAGGAAAAGTCTGATTTGAAAGTAAGTAAAGTGACCGAAGAAGGTTCAGGGGGAACtgatggtgacgatgaagatgaagaaagcTGCAGCAGTTGTGACAGTCCAGTTCTGAGCTTCATGACTTCAGGGTATGGCACCTACAGACcggaggaacaggaagcaggagactGCACAAGTGATTGCGTTGATCAGGACAGTCGGGGACATCTGTCTGAGCTGAGAGACGATGAGGATGACCATTGTTCTGTCTGCAGTAACATTTGGTTTGAGGGACATGGTGTGACTTTCCCCCAGAGCCTGTCACCAGAACCTGCagatccaggagctgctggtggggctGGAGAGATGATCATCtcagaagaagagggagattTCAAAGATGAAGGGTGTATAGTTGAAGACAGATTCATGATGGATGAGAAAATTGTTGAAGGTGGGAATGTTGATGCTGACCATCATGAAAgaccagaagaaaaacaggaactcAAAGAAGCAGCAGAGTCAAACGAGTCTCCATGTGACCAAAACATCAGATTCATTGACTCCAAAGTGGATTTCAGCCAGGACTGTGAGAGAAGCCTCCGACAGACAAAGG GAGCTGAGAGCCGTCTGGAAGAGCGCCTGTCGGAGCTTTGCCTGTCAGCTCAACACGATTCTGAGGCCGAGAGCGAAGAAGCGAGGAGTCGGAGCAACAGTTCAGGGTCAGAGGCATCGTCCTCCGACATCTTTGAATCCTACGTGAGGGGACTG ACTCGTGGTGATGTCAAAGTCAGATCCAAACCTAAATCCT TCATTCGGCCGGTGGTGAATCAGAGGATGGTGAAGAAGACAGACCCAGTGGCCAA GTATTTCCACTACAAACGGTTGTGGGACGTGTTTAAACTTCCAGGAGAGGTGGACAGGACAGCACTCCGCCTGGAGATCAAG GAACGACTGGCCTACCAGCCTCCTCCT CCAAAACCTCGCAGAGTTTACATGCCAAACACGTATATCGTGCCAACAGAGAAGAAGCGGTCGGCCCTGCGTTGGGAGATCAGGACCCATCTGGCCAATGAAATGATTCCATATAAGTGTGGTTACTGA
- the col9a1a gene encoding collagen, type IX, alpha 1a, with product MILSWMCREYLLVILLQIVLICSAQRGPVGPRGPPGPPGTAGVPGVDGIDGDRGEDSTVNGGRGPDGESGRDGAPGAPGIPGADGPVGPPGEPGITGLKGSKGESGLRGPSGEPGVGTDGLDGIPGTDGLPGELGKVGPPGARGKRGPVGLPGAVGLRGPPGVYQGEELCPNACSSGRTGHPGLPGMKGHKGVKGESGEPGRQGHKGEEGEQGPPGVVGAQGLPGPGGVRGFPGIMGSKGDRGPRGTPGDIGPRGIQGVPGDMGQRGPTGEPGIPGAQGDRGPPGIRGAPGAKGDPGLPGPDGREGIPGLPGSKGLPGKSGAPGDAGSQGLPGLPGAYGQKGISGVKGVAGDPGVVGLDGSPGKQGERGEQGEVGPVGPRGGPGSRGPRGHDGPPGAPGARGSKGDPGLPGLPGPAGYHGQKGDRGAVGLDGPKGDQGPAGAEGTAGDRGDVGDEGELGEKGSTGPPGETGNKGPEGSRGQQGKEGKLGQPGPRGMQGDMGVPGLPGRQGPPGKTPTDTHIKQVCMRVMQEQLAQLAASLSRPESGIAGLPGPPGPPGPPGPSGENGFPGHVGSRGLPGLKGPPGVLGRKGPKGDQGDKGDRGPTERGPKGEPGAPGLPGQPGRVAYGKDGRDGERGPRGVDGTVGVPGPPGPPGLNAYCESAQCVLPMVASPVSAKDSSMKGPSEM from the exons ATGATTCTCTCCTGGATGTGCCGAGAGTATTTGCTGGTGATTTTACTCCAGATCGTGCTGATTTGCTCGGCTCAG AGAGGCCCAGTCGGTCCTAGAGGCCCCCCAGGCCCACCGGGGACTGCTGGTGTGCCGGGGGTGGACGGCATTGAT GGCGACAGAGGAGAAGATTCCACTGTAAACGGAGGACGA GGTCCTGATGGTGAGAGCGGCAGAGATGGAGCTCCGGGAGCCCCGGGAATTCCAGGGGCGGAC GGCCCAGTTGGACCCCCTGGGGAGCCTGGAATAACTGGCCTCAAAGGATCCAAA GGAGAGTCTGGGCTGCGGGGACCTTCTGGAGAGCCT GGTGTTGGAACTGACGGCCTGGAT GGAATTCCTGGTACAGACGGCCTTCCGGGTGAACTGGGAAAAGTCGGCCCCCCG GGGGCCAGAGGAAAGAGGGGCCCAGTGGGTCTTCCTGGTGCTGTTGGGCTACGG GGTCCTCCTGGTGTGTATCAAGGCGAGGAACTG TGTCCGAATGCTTGTTCCTCTGGACGGACTGGACATCCTGGTCTCCCTGGCATGAAG GGTCACAAAGGGGTTAAAGGTGAATCAGGTGAACCAGGAAGACAAGGACACAAG ggagaggagggtgaACAAGGGCCACCGGGTGTAGTCGGAGCTCAAGGATTACCA GGTCCAGGTGGAGTGAGAGGCTTCCCAGGAATCATGGGCTCCAAAGGAGACAGG GGACCCCGAGGAACACCTGGTGATATCGGACCTCGTGGCATCCAGGGGGTCCCA GGTGACATGGGTCAGAGGGGACCTACAGGTGAGCCGGGGATACCAGGAGCCCAG GGAGATCGAGGCCCTCCTGGGATCAGAGGAGCACCAGGAGCTAAAGGAGACCCT gGCCTCCCTGGTCCAGACGGTCGTGAAGGAATTCCTGGGCTGCCTGGCTCCAAG GGTCTTCCTGGTAAAAGTGGGGCTCCAGGTGATGCTGGTTCACAGGGACTTCCT GGTCTGCCAGGGGCTTATGGACAGAAGGGCATCAGCGGTGTAAAG GGAGTGGCAGGGGATCCAGGTGTCGTTGGGCTAGATGGATCTCCAGGCAAACAG ggTGAACGTGGTGAACAGGGAGAGGTGGGACCAGTGGGACCCAGAGGAGGACCA GGGAGCCGTGGACCAAGAGGGCACGATGGGCCTCCAGGGGCACCGGGAGCCCGG ggAAGCAAAGGCGATCCGGGCCTTCCTGGactgcctggtcctgctgggtACCATGGGCAGAAAGGCGACAGG GGTGCCGTTGGCCTTGATGGTCCAAAGGGAGACCAG GGACCTGCGGGTGCAGAAGGAACAGCAGGAGATCGAGGCGACGTG GGTGATGAAGGAGAGCTGGGCGAGAAGGGATCG ACAGGCCCACCAGGGGAGACAGGGAATAAAGGGCCAGAGGGCAGTCGAGGGCAGCAAGGCAAAGAGGGCAAGTTGGGCCAACCAGGCCCACGGGGCATGCAGGGGGACATGGGTGTCCCGGGCCTGCCAGGGCGGCAGGGACCACCG GGAAAAACACCAACTGATACACACATCAAACAGGTCTGCATGAGGGTAATGCAAG AGCAGCTGGCCCAGCTAGCAGCCAGCCTCAGCAGGCCTGAATCAGGTATCGCTGGCCTGCCCGGCCCCCCGGGCCCACCTGGCCCTCCAGGACCCTCTGGAGAGAATGGTTTCCCTGGCCATGTTGGATCACGAGGACTTCCTGGTCTGAAGGGTCCACCTGGGGTACTGGGTCGCAAAGGACCCAAAG GCGATCAGGGTGATAAAGGGGACCGAGGACCTACAGAGAGAGGACCTAAAGGAGAGCCTGGAGCCCCGGGTCTACCAG GTCAACCCGGTCGAGTTGCTTACGGCAAAGACGGACGTGATGGAGAGCGGGGACCCCGTGGAGTCGACGGTACGGTCGGCGTTCCTGGGCCCCCTGGCCCCCCCGGCCTGAACGCTTACTGTGAGTCAGCACAGTGCGTTCTGCCAATGGTGGCGTCGCCGGTGTCAGCCAAAGACTCCAGCATGAAGGGCCCCAGTGAGATGTGA
- the ptp4a1 gene encoding protein tyrosine phosphatase type IVA 1 produces MARMNRPAPVEITYKNMRFLITHNPTNATLNKFIEELKKYGVTTVVRVCEATYDATLVVKEGIQVLNWPFDDGAPPSNQIVDDWLNLLKLKFREEPGCCIAVHCVAGLGRAPVLVALALIECGMKYEDAVQFIRQKRRGAFNSKQLFYLEKYRPKMRLRFKDSNSHRNNCCIQ; encoded by the exons ATGGCTCGAATGAATCGACCGGCCCCTGTGGAGATCACCTACAAGAACATGCGGTTCCTCATTACCCACAACCCCACAAATGCCACCCTCAACAAGTTTATTGAG GAGCTGAAAAAGTATGGAGTGACCACCGTCGTCAGAGTTTGTGAGGCCACCTATGATGCCACCCTGGTGGTCAAAGAAGGAATCCAGGTTCTG AATTGGCCGTTTGATGATGGAGCCCCTCCTTCTAACCAGATCGTGGATGATTGGCTGAATCTGCTGAAGCTGAAGTTCAGGGAGGAGCCCGGCTGCTGCATTGCTGTCCACTGCGTGGCCGGACTGGGGAG AGCCCCGGTTCTGGTCGCTCTTGCTCTGATTGAATGTGGGATGAAGTACGAAGACGCTGTCCAGTTCATCCGACA GAAGCGTCGCGGAGCTTTCAACAGCAAGCAGCTGTTCTACTTGGAGAAATATCGTCCAAAGATGCGCCTGCGCTTTAAAGATTCCAACAGCCATCGCAATAACTGCTGCATCCAGTAG